In the Hordeum vulgare subsp. vulgare chromosome 7H, MorexV3_pseudomolecules_assembly, whole genome shotgun sequence genome, one interval contains:
- the LOC123408937 gene encoding GDSL esterase/lipase APG-like isoform X2 — MAVRYLLLLAIFLLPTQPTTQAGKKQPAVPAVMVFGDSLVDVGNNNYIFTIAKANFPPYGRDFKDHVATGRFCNGKLLIDFIAEKVGFNSSPPAYLSPQASGWNLLLGANFASATSGYNDHGTLVLKYFEEYQGKLAVVAGGSHAHSIISGSLYIISAGSCDFVFTYYINPFLYMTQSAEQFSDRLIGIFNNSVTQLYGMGARRIGVFSLPPFGCFPVAITLYGHGRNECVLRLNNDIQYHNMKLRATVDSLRKKYHDLKIVVLDIYTPLYNLATSPVSQGFTEAKRACCGTGTVEASILCNPLLPGTCPNARTYVFWDVWHPSEAANKVIVDSFLDDIDILVA; from the exons ATGGCCGTGAGGTACTTACTGCTCCTGGCCATCTTCCTCCTTCCGACTCAACCAACGACACAGGCCGGCAAGAAACAGCCGGCGGTGCCAGCGGTGATGGTGTTTGGTGACTCACTGGTCGATGTAGGCAACAACAACTACATCTTCACCATCGCCAAAGCCAACTTCCCTCCCTATGGCAGAGACTTCAAAGACCATGTCGCCACAGGGAGGTTCTGCAACGGCAAGCTGCTTATCGATTTCATAG CTGAAAAGGTTGGGTTCAATAGCTCTCCCCCGGCGTATCTCAGCCCGCAAGCATCGGGATGGAACCTTCTGCTTGGAGCCAATTTTGCATCTGCCACATCTGGCTACAATGACCACGGGACTCTGGTT TTGAAGTACTTCGAAGAGTACCAAGGTAAGCTGGCAGTGGTGGCTGGGGGCAGCCATGCTCACTCCATCATCTCGGGCTCACTCTACATCATCTCCGCCGGTTCATGTGACTTTGTCTTCACCTATTACATCAACCCTTTCCTCTACATGACCCAAAGCGCCGAACAGTTCTCGGACCGCCTTATCGGCATCTTCAACAACAGTGTGACG CAACTTTATGGTATGGGAGCCCGACGCATCGGCGTGTTTTCCCTGCCACCCTTTGGTTGTTTTCCCGTGGCGATCACGTTGTATGGTCATGGGAGGAATGAGTGTGTGTTGAGGCTCAACAACGACATCCAATATCACAACATGAAGTTGAGAGCTACCGTTGACTCATTACGAAAGAAGTACCATGATCTCAAGATTGTGGTTCTTGACATATATACACCTTTGTACAACCTCGCTACCTCTCCTGTATCACAAG GGTTCACCGAGGCGAAGCGGGCTTGCTGCGGCACGGGGACGGTGGAGGCGTCAATCCTTTGCAACCCTCTGCTACCTGGGACTTGTCCGAACGCACGGACATATGTTTTCTGGGATGTTTGGCATCCGTCAGAGGCAGCAAACAAAGTTATTGTGGACTCTTTCCTGGATGACATCGACATCCTGGTTGCATAA
- the LOC123408937 gene encoding GDSL esterase/lipase APG-like isoform X1, with translation MAVRYLLLLAIFLLPTQPTTQAGKKQPAVPAVMVFGDSLVDVGNNNYIFTIAKANFPPYGRDFKDHVATGRFCNGKLLIDFIAEKVGFNSSPPAYLSPQASGWNLLLGANFASATSGYNDHGTLVNAISFSQQLKYFEEYQGKLAVVAGGSHAHSIISGSLYIISAGSCDFVFTYYINPFLYMTQSAEQFSDRLIGIFNNSVTQLYGMGARRIGVFSLPPFGCFPVAITLYGHGRNECVLRLNNDIQYHNMKLRATVDSLRKKYHDLKIVVLDIYTPLYNLATSPVSQGFTEAKRACCGTGTVEASILCNPLLPGTCPNARTYVFWDVWHPSEAANKVIVDSFLDDIDILVA, from the exons ATGGCCGTGAGGTACTTACTGCTCCTGGCCATCTTCCTCCTTCCGACTCAACCAACGACACAGGCCGGCAAGAAACAGCCGGCGGTGCCAGCGGTGATGGTGTTTGGTGACTCACTGGTCGATGTAGGCAACAACAACTACATCTTCACCATCGCCAAAGCCAACTTCCCTCCCTATGGCAGAGACTTCAAAGACCATGTCGCCACAGGGAGGTTCTGCAACGGCAAGCTGCTTATCGATTTCATAG CTGAAAAGGTTGGGTTCAATAGCTCTCCCCCGGCGTATCTCAGCCCGCAAGCATCGGGATGGAACCTTCTGCTTGGAGCCAATTTTGCATCTGCCACATCTGGCTACAATGACCACGGGACTCTGGTT AATGCCATCTCTTTCTCTCAACAGTTGAAGTACTTCGAAGAGTACCAAGGTAAGCTGGCAGTGGTGGCTGGGGGCAGCCATGCTCACTCCATCATCTCGGGCTCACTCTACATCATCTCCGCCGGTTCATGTGACTTTGTCTTCACCTATTACATCAACCCTTTCCTCTACATGACCCAAAGCGCCGAACAGTTCTCGGACCGCCTTATCGGCATCTTCAACAACAGTGTGACG CAACTTTATGGTATGGGAGCCCGACGCATCGGCGTGTTTTCCCTGCCACCCTTTGGTTGTTTTCCCGTGGCGATCACGTTGTATGGTCATGGGAGGAATGAGTGTGTGTTGAGGCTCAACAACGACATCCAATATCACAACATGAAGTTGAGAGCTACCGTTGACTCATTACGAAAGAAGTACCATGATCTCAAGATTGTGGTTCTTGACATATATACACCTTTGTACAACCTCGCTACCTCTCCTGTATCACAAG GGTTCACCGAGGCGAAGCGGGCTTGCTGCGGCACGGGGACGGTGGAGGCGTCAATCCTTTGCAACCCTCTGCTACCTGGGACTTGTCCGAACGCACGGACATATGTTTTCTGGGATGTTTGGCATCCGTCAGAGGCAGCAAACAAAGTTATTGTGGACTCTTTCCTGGATGACATCGACATCCTGGTTGCATAA